Below is a genomic region from Thermus oshimai DSM 12092.
ACCTGGGGCCGGAAGCCCTCCTTCTCCAGGGCGGAAAGCTCCTCCTGGAAGCGGAAGGGGTCTATGACCATCCCGTCCCCCAGGACGTTCACCGCGTGGGGGTGGATGACCCCCGAGGGGAGGAGGTTGAGCTTGAACACCCGCCCCTCGGCCACCACGGTGTGGCCGGCGTTGGCCCCGCCCTGGTAGCGCACCACGTAGTCCGCCTCCGGGGCCAGGGCGTCCACCACCTTGCCCTTGCCCTCGTCCCCCCACTGCGCCCCGATGATGGCGATCCCCGGCATCCCCCTAAAGCTTACGACGCCGCCTGCAAAAGGGCCACCTCCTCGGGGGTGAGGCGGAAGCGCAGGGCCTCGGCGTTGAGCCGGGCCTGGGCCGCGTTCTTGGCCCCCGGGATGGGGAGGGCCCCCTTCTCCATGAGGTAGCGGAGGGCGACGGCGGCGGGGCTTACCCCCTTGGCCTCCGCCAGGGCCCTAAGCGGGGGAAGGAGGCGCTCCACCTGGGCGAGCAGGGGGCGGTACTTGGCCCCCCGGTAGCCCTTGGGGGGGCGCTTGGGGTCCAGCTTGCCGGTGAGCCAGCCCATGGCCAGGGGGCTATAGGCCATGAGGGCGATCCCCTCCCGGCGGAGGGCCGGAAGGTGAGGCTCCCAGTCCCGCTTGAGGAGGCTATACTCCACCTGCAGGGCCAAAAGGAGCACCCGGTGGCGGTCCAAAACCTCCTTTACCTCCCCAAGCTGGCCCAGGGCCAGGTTGCAGGCCCCCACGCCCCGGGCGAGGCCCCGTTCATAGGCCTCCGCCAGGGCCGAGGCCCAGACCCTTAAGGGCACCGGGGGCCAGGGCCAGTGGAGGAGGTAGAGGTCCACCGCCTCCACCCCAAGCCGCCCAAGGCTTCCCTTTAGGGCCAGGAGGAGGCTCTTCCGGGAGAGGCGCCAGGGGTAGGGGAAGAACTTGGTGACCAGGTAGGGCCGTTCGCCGCTTCGGGCCATGAAGCGGCCGAGGAGGCGCTCGGCGAGGCCAAAGCCGTAGAACTCCGCGGTGTCGAAGAGGCGCACCCCGGCCTCGAGGCCGGCCCGAAAAGCCCCTTCCAGCTCCCCTTCCCCATACCCCCGGCCGTAGCCCCAGAAGAGCCGGTCCCCCCAGGCCCAGGTGCCCACGCCCATGGGGTGGGAAAAAAGGGGGTTCATGCCAGGCGGAAGGGGTTGAAGTCCGTGTCCCGGTCGTAGACGTCCAGGCCCTCGGCCCGCTTCAGGAAGCCCACCACCCCGTAGGTGAGGGGGAGCATGGCCGCCTCCACCCCCACCTTGAAGGCGTAGTTGGAGAGGAAGACCGCGAGGAGGACCTCCGGGGGGAAGACCCCCAGGAAGGCCACCAGGAGGAAGACCCCCGTGTCCAGCCCCTGGCCCACCAGGGTAGAGAGGAGGGCCCTGAGCCAGAAGTGCCGCCCTTCCGTGCGCACCTTGAGCCGGGCCAGCACGTAGGCGTTGGCGAACTCCCCCACGAAGTAGGCGAGAAGGCTCCCCAGGACGATCCTCGGGGTGAGGCCGAGGAGGAGGCCAAAGGCCTCGGCGAAGCGCCGGCTCTCCTCATCCCCCGGCGCGGGCAGGGCCGAAACCAGCTGGAAGGTGAAGGCGGCGAGGAGGAGGGAGAAAAACCCCAGCCAGATCACCCTCCGGCTTTTCCGGTAGCCGTAGACCTCGGTGAGCACGTCCCCGAAGATGTAGGCCAAGGGGAAAAGCAGGGTGCCCCCGTCAAAGGTGAAGGGGCCCAGGACCACCAGCTTGGTGGAGGCCACGTTGGAGACGAGGAGCACCGCGGCGAAGAGCACGGCGATGAGGTCCAGGTACCTCATTCTTCCTCCGGGGAGATGGAGGTGATGAAGGGCAGGTTGCGGTCAAACTGGGCCCGGTCCAGGCCGTAGCCGTAGACGTAGGCGTCCTCCACCTCAAAGCCCAGGTAGTGCACGGGCACCTCCACCTGGCGCCGGGCGGGCTTGGAGAGCAGGGCGGCCACCCGGATGGAGGCGGGCTTCCGGGCCTCGAGGTAGGCCAGGAGGTAGGAGAGGGTGAGGCCGGTGTCCACGATGTCCTCCACCACGATCACGTCCCGCCCGTGGATGGGGAGGCGGAGGTCCTTGACGAGCTCCACCTCCCCGCTGGTCTTGTAGGCGTTGCCGTAGGAGCTGATGGAGATGAAGTCCAGGGTGAGGGGCAGGGGGATGGCCCGCACCAGGTCGGCCATGAAGATGAAGGCCCCGTTCAGAACGCAGATGAGATGGGGGGTCTTGCCCTGGTAGTCCCGGGCGATCTCCGCCCCCAGCTCCGCCACCCGCTTGGCGATGGCCTCCTGGCTGATCTGTACCGGTCCGTTTCCGGGCGCGAACATCCCGTCTATACTACCCCAGCAGGCCCACCCGCTTCTCCAAGGCCTTAAGCTCGGACCCCTTCAGGAAGCGCCAGCGCCCAGGGGGAAGGTCCCCCAGGCGCACGGGGCCCACCTGGGTGCGGAGGAGGCGCCGCACGGGGTAGCCCACCGCCTTCAGCATCCGCCGCACCTCCCGCTTGCGGCCCTCGGCCAGGACCAGAACCGCCCCCCCGGGGGCCGGGCGGCAGGCGAGGGCCCGGGCCAGCCCGTCCTCCAGCTCCACCCCCTCCAAAAGCCGCCGGCAGACCGCCTCGGGCAGGGTGCCCCCCTCGGTCCAGACCCGGTAGACCTTTTCCACCCCGTACCGGGGGTGGGTGAGGCGGAAGGTGAGCTCCCCGTCGTTGGTGAAGAGGAGGAGGCCCTCCGAGTCCCGGTCCAGCCGCCCCACGGGGTGGAGGCCGGGGATGTGGGGGAGGAGCTCGTAGACCGTGCGCTCCGCGTGGGGGTCAAAGCGGGTGGTGGTGTAGCCCCGGGGCTTGTGCAGGGCGAGGACCACCCGCTCGGGGAGGGCCACCGGTTTCCCGTCCACCTCCACCCGGTCATGGGGGCCCACCTTCTGGCCCAGGTGGGCCACGGCCCCGTTCACCCGCACCCGGCCCTGGCGGATGAGGTCTTCCGCCTTCCTCCGGCTCCCTACCCCTGCGCGGGCCAGGTAGGCCTGAAGCCTCATGGGAAGCGGGGCGGGCGCTTTTCCCTAAGGGCCCTCAGGCCCTCCTCCAGCTCCTCCCCGGAAAAGCCCAGAAACTCCAGGGCCAAGGAAACCTCAAACTGGGGCAGGAAGGCCCTGAGCCAGCCGTTTAGGGCGTGCTTGGTGTGGCGAAGGGCTTCCTTAGGGCCCTTTGCGAGCCTCTCCGCCACCTCCAGGGCCTTCGCGTAGACCCCTTCGTCCTCCACCGCCAGGGCCACCAGGCCAAGCCTTTCCGCCTCCTCCCCCGTGAGGGGCTCGTTCAGGAAGAGGTGGTACTTGGCCTTGGCGAGGCCCACCAGGAGGGGCCAGAGGAGGACGGCGTGGTCCCCCGCGGCCACCCCCAGGCGCAGGTGGCCGTCCAGAAGCCTTGCCCCCTTCCCCACCACGGCGATGTCCGCGGCCAGGGCCAGGGCGAGCCCCGCCCCCACCGCCACGCCCTCCACCGCGGCCACCACCGGGTAGGGGCAGTCTAGGGGCCCTAAGACCAGGTCCCTGGCCTCCCAGAAGACCCTAAGGAGGGCCTCCCTCGAGGCCCGCATCTCCTCGATGAGGGCGAAGGAGCCCCCGGCGGAGAAGACCCCGCCTTCCCCCCTTAGGAGGACCGCCCGGAGGCCCTCCACCCCCTCCAGGTCCTTCCAGACCCGGGCCAGGGCCCGGTGGGCCTCCGGGGAGAGGGCGTTGAGCTTGTCCCCCCGGAAGGTGATCTCCAAAACCCCCGGCCTGGGCCAGGCGAAACCTAGGCTCGGGTAGCGGGCGGCTAGGTCCATAAAGGGCATTTTACCCCCCTTTCCTGGGGTGATAGAATCCCTAAGGCATGGCCCTTTACGCGGTGGATAAGCCCCTCCACCTCACCTCCCACCACGCCGTGGAGGAGGCGAGGCGGCGCCTGGGAACGAGGCGGGTGGGGCACACGGGCACCCTGGACCCCCTGGCCACGGGGCTCCTCCTCCTGGTCTCCGACGAGAGCACCAAGCTGGTCCCCTTCCTCTCGGGGGAGGACAAGGAGTACCTGGCCTGGGTCTCCTTCGGGGCCACCACCCCCACCCTGGATGCGGAAGGGCCGGTGAGCGAGGAGGCCCCGGTGCGCTTTGACCGCAAGGATCTGGAAGCGGCCCTCCCCCGCTTCCTGGAGATGAGAGAGCAGGTTCCTCCCCTCTATTCCGCCATCAAGGTGGGGGGCAAACGGGCCTACGAGGCCGCCCGGGAGGGCAAGCCCTTGGAGCTTGGGCCGAGGCCCGTGCGCTACCTGGAGGTGGAGCTTTTGGCCTTTGACCCCTTCCCCACCCCCCACCCCATCGCCCCTTCCGCCCGGGGGTGGCGGCTTGCGGAAAAGGGGGGGCGGAAGGTGGCCCTGCCCAGGCCCTTAGGCCCCTACCCCACCGCGGTGATCCGGCTTCTGGTGGGCCCCGGGACCTACGTGCGGGCCTTCGCCCGGGACCTGGGGGAGATGCTGAAGACCAAGGCCTTCCTCTCGGGGCTGGTGCGCACCCGCATCGGCAAGATCGGCCTGGAGCGGGCCGTGCCCCTTTCCGAGCTGGCCCCCGACAAGGCCATCCCCGAGCTGGACGCCCTTCCCTTCCCGGTGGTGGAGCTTTCCCACACCGAGGCGCGGAGGGTCTTGGAGGGCATCCCCCTCCCCATCCCCGCCTTGGGCTACGTAACCCTGGTAGACTCCCGCAGGCGGCTTCTGGCCATCGCGGAGGGCGATGGCTTCAAGCTCAAGATCAAACGGGTGTTCGTAAAGGAGGCCTAGCATGGTGATCGGCGTACCGAAGGAGATCAAAACCCTGGAGAACCGGGTGGCCCTGACCCCGGGGGGCGTGGAGAGCCTGGTGCGGCGCGGCCACACCGTCTTGGTGGAGCGGGGCGCGGGAGTGGGCTCGGGCCTATCCGACGCGGAGTACGAGCGGGCCGGGGCCATCCTGGTGGGCCGGGACGAGGCCTGGGGGGCGGAGCTGGTGGTGAAGGTGAAGGAGCCCCTGCCCGAGGAGTACCGCTTCCTCAGGAGGGGCCTCATCCTCTTCACCTACCTCCACCTGGCCGCGGACGAGGCCCTCACCCGGGCCATGCTGGAAAGCGGGGTCACGGGCATCGCCTACGAGACCGTGCAGCTTCCCGACGGCTCCCTTCCCCTCCTCATCCCCATGAGCGAGGTGGCGGGCCGCATGGCCCCCCAGGTGGGGGCGGAGTTTCTGGAAAAGCCCAAGGGGGGCCGGGGGGTGCTCCTGGGGGGCGTGCCCGGGGTGGCCCCGGCCAGCGTGGTCATCCTGGGGGGCGGCACCGTGGGCACCAACGCCGCCAAGATCGCCCTGGGGATGGGGGCCCAGGTGACCATCCTGGACGTGAACCACAAGCGCCTCCAGTACCTGGACGACGTCTTCGGGGGCCGGGTGGTGACCCTCACGGCCACGGAGGCCAACATCAAGAAGAGCGTCCAGCACGCCGATCTCCTCATCGGAGCGGTGCTCGTCCCCGGGGCCAAGGCCCCCAAGCTGGTCACCCGGGAGATGCTCCCCCTGATGAAGGAAGGGGCGGTGATCGTGGACGTGGCCGTGGATCAGGGGGGGTGCGTGGAGACCATCCGCCCCACCACCCATGCGGAGCCCACCTACGTGGTGGACGGGGTGGTCCACTACGGGGTGGCCAACATGCCGGGGGCGGTGCCCAGGACCAGCACCTTCGCCCTCACCAACCAGACCCTGCCCTACCTCCTGAAGCTGGCGGAGAAGGGCCTGGAGGCTCTAAAGGAAGACCCGGCCCTCCTCAAGGGGCTTAACACCCACGAGGGCCGCCTCACCCACCCCGGGGTGGCCGAGGCCTTCGGCCTCCCCTACACGCCCCCCGAGGAGGCCCTAAGGGGGTAGCCATGGGGGGACGGGTCACGGTAACGGAAAACGCCCTGGCGGCCATCCTGGCCCTGGCGGCCCACGAGGTCCCGGGGGTGGTGGGGATGGCCCCCGCGGGGCTTAAGGACCAGGTGGTGCGCATCCTGAGGCGCCAGGAGGCGAGCGAGGGGGTGGTGGTGCGCCAAGACCCCACTAGGCCCGGCCAGTACCAGGCGGACTTCTACGTGGTGGTGGCCTACGGCACCCGCATCCCCACCGTGGTGGAGTCCCTGGCGGAGCGGGTTTCCTTCGCCGCCCGGAAGCTTGCCGGGGTGGAGCTCTCCCAGGTGCGGGTGCACGTGGTGGGGGTGGGGCGTGGGTAGCTGGAGCCCGGAGGAGCTGGCCCAGGCCTTCCGCTACGCCACGGACTGGTTTTCCGTGTACGTGGAGGAGCTCAACGCCCTCAACGTCTACCCCGTGCCCGACGGGGACACGGGGACCAACATGCACCTCACCCTGAGCTCCGCCCGGCGGGAGCTGGACCTGCAGGACACCTCCAAGATGGCCGAGGTGGCCCGGGCCATCGCCTACGGAAGCCTTCTTGGGGCCAGGGGCAATAGCGGGGTCATCCTCTCCCAGATCCTGAAGGGCTTCACCGAGGCCCTGCGCAAGGGGGAGCGCCTCGAGGCCCCCCTCCTAAAGGAGGCCCTGCGCCTGGGGGCGGAAACCGGCTACAAGGCGGTGATGAAGCCCGTGGAGGGCACCATCCTCACCGTGGCAAGGGCGGCGGCCCAAGGGGCCCGCGGGGACACCCTGGAGGAGGTTTGGCAAAGCGCCCTGGAGGCCGCGCGGGAAGCCCTGGCGAAGACCCCCGACCTCCTCCCCGTGCTCAAGCAGGCGGGGGTGGTGGACGCCGGGGGGGCGGGGTACGTGCGGCTTCTGGAGGGCTTTTTGGGGTACACCCTTAAGCTTCCCCTTCCCGAGGCCCCCAAGGTGGAGCGCTACGCCCAGACCGCCTTCGCAACGGAGGAGTTCGGCTACTGCACGGAGTTCCTCATGGAGGGGGTGGAGGTGCCCATAGAAAAGATCCGGGAGGCGGTGGCCCCCTTCGGGGACTCCCTCTTGGTGGTGGGGGCCGAGGGCTACGTGAAGGGGCACATCCACACCGACGACCCCGACGGTCTCCTCGCCACGGTGGCCCGCTTCGGCCGCATGGTGCGCACCAAGGTGGAGGACATGACCGCCCAGCACACGGAGATCCTGGCCATGGCGGGCCTTCTGGAGGAGGCCCCGCCCCCCACGGGCCTGGTGGCCGTGGCCCTGGGGCACGGGGTGGCCAAGGCCTTCCGGAGCCTGGGGGCGCGGGTGGTGGCGGGGGGGCAGACGCAAAACCCCAGCGTGGAGGAGATCCTCTCCGCCATCAAAAGCCTCCCCAACCCCAAGGTCATCCTCCTCCCCAACAACCCCAACGTCTTCCTGGCCGCGGAGGAGGCGGCGAGGCTGGCCAGGGAACTGGGCAAGGAGGTCCACCTCCTAAAGACCCGCACCATCGGCCAGGGCCTAGCCGCGGCGGTGCGCTACCTGCCGGAGGAGGAGCCGGAGACCCTCCTCCCCGAGATGGAGGAGGCCATGGCGGGCGCCCGGACCCTCGAGGTCACCTGGGCCAGCCGGGACGCGGAGGTGGATGGGGTCAAGGTCCTGAAGGACCAGCCCATCGGCCTCCTGGACGGCAGGCTGGTGACCGTGGGGGAGACGCCGGAAGAGGTCCTAGACCGCCTCCTCCGCCTGGCCCAGGAGGGCAAGGAGGTCCTCACCCTCTTCCTGGGCCCCAGGGTGGAGCGGGAACGGGCGGAAAGGGTGGTGGAGGCCTTTCCCCATCTGGCGGTGGAGATCCTCCCCGGGGGGCCCGACCTCTACCCCTACCTGGGGGTCCTGGAGTAAAGGGAGGCTAAAGCCCGCCCCCCGGCCCAGGAGGGTAAGCTTTGTCCTAAGGAGGGACGTATGCGCAAGGTCTTGGGGCTTTTCACCCTTGCCTTGGCCCTGGCGGGGTGCGGG
It encodes:
- a CDS encoding aldo/keto reductase gives rise to the protein MNPLFSHPMGVGTWAWGDRLFWGYGRGYGEGELEGAFRAGLEAGVRLFDTAEFYGFGLAERLLGRFMARSGERPYLVTKFFPYPWRLSRKSLLLALKGSLGRLGVEAVDLYLLHWPWPPVPLRVWASALAEAYERGLARGVGACNLALGQLGEVKEVLDRHRVLLLALQVEYSLLKRDWEPHLPALRREGIALMAYSPLAMGWLTGKLDPKRPPKGYRGAKYRPLLAQVERLLPPLRALAEAKGVSPAAVALRYLMEKGALPIPGAKNAAQARLNAEALRFRLTPEEVALLQAAS
- a CDS encoding queuosine precursor transporter — protein: MRYLDLIAVLFAAVLLVSNVASTKLVVLGPFTFDGGTLLFPLAYIFGDVLTEVYGYRKSRRVIWLGFFSLLLAAFTFQLVSALPAPGDEESRRFAEAFGLLLGLTPRIVLGSLLAYFVGEFANAYVLARLKVRTEGRHFWLRALLSTLVGQGLDTGVFLLVAFLGVFPPEVLLAVFLSNYAFKVGVEAAMLPLTYGVVGFLKRAEGLDVYDRDTDFNPFRLA
- the hpt gene encoding hypoxanthine phosphoribosyltransferase; translation: MFAPGNGPVQISQEAIAKRVAELGAEIARDYQGKTPHLICVLNGAFIFMADLVRAIPLPLTLDFISISSYGNAYKTSGEVELVKDLRLPIHGRDVIVVEDIVDTGLTLSYLLAYLEARKPASIRVAALLSKPARRQVEVPVHYLGFEVEDAYVYGYGLDRAQFDRNLPFITSISPEEE
- a CDS encoding pseudouridine synthase, producing the protein MRLQAYLARAGVGSRRKAEDLIRQGRVRVNGAVAHLGQKVGPHDRVEVDGKPVALPERVVLALHKPRGYTTTRFDPHAERTVYELLPHIPGLHPVGRLDRDSEGLLLFTNDGELTFRLTHPRYGVEKVYRVWTEGGTLPEAVCRRLLEGVELEDGLARALACRPAPGGAVLVLAEGRKREVRRMLKAVGYPVRRLLRTQVGPVRLGDLPPGRWRFLKGSELKALEKRVGLLG
- a CDS encoding enoyl-CoA hydratase/isomerase family protein; translation: MDLAARYPSLGFAWPRPGVLEITFRGDKLNALSPEAHRALARVWKDLEGVEGLRAVLLRGEGGVFSAGGSFALIEEMRASREALLRVFWEARDLVLGPLDCPYPVVAAVEGVAVGAGLALALAADIAVVGKGARLLDGHLRLGVAAGDHAVLLWPLLVGLAKAKYHLFLNEPLTGEEAERLGLVALAVEDEGVYAKALEVAERLAKGPKEALRHTKHALNGWLRAFLPQFEVSLALEFLGFSGEELEEGLRALREKRPPRFP
- the truB gene encoding tRNA pseudouridine(55) synthase TruB encodes the protein MALYAVDKPLHLTSHHAVEEARRRLGTRRVGHTGTLDPLATGLLLLVSDESTKLVPFLSGEDKEYLAWVSFGATTPTLDAEGPVSEEAPVRFDRKDLEAALPRFLEMREQVPPLYSAIKVGGKRAYEAAREGKPLELGPRPVRYLEVELLAFDPFPTPHPIAPSARGWRLAEKGGRKVALPRPLGPYPTAVIRLLVGPGTYVRAFARDLGEMLKTKAFLSGLVRTRIGKIGLERAVPLSELAPDKAIPELDALPFPVVELSHTEARRVLEGIPLPIPALGYVTLVDSRRRLLAIAEGDGFKLKIKRVFVKEA
- the ald gene encoding alanine dehydrogenase, giving the protein MVIGVPKEIKTLENRVALTPGGVESLVRRGHTVLVERGAGVGSGLSDAEYERAGAILVGRDEAWGAELVVKVKEPLPEEYRFLRRGLILFTYLHLAADEALTRAMLESGVTGIAYETVQLPDGSLPLLIPMSEVAGRMAPQVGAEFLEKPKGGRGVLLGGVPGVAPASVVILGGGTVGTNAAKIALGMGAQVTILDVNHKRLQYLDDVFGGRVVTLTATEANIKKSVQHADLLIGAVLVPGAKAPKLVTREMLPLMKEGAVIVDVAVDQGGCVETIRPTTHAEPTYVVDGVVHYGVANMPGAVPRTSTFALTNQTLPYLLKLAEKGLEALKEDPALLKGLNTHEGRLTHPGVAEAFGLPYTPPEEALRG
- a CDS encoding Asp23/Gls24 family envelope stress response protein, which translates into the protein MGGRVTVTENALAAILALAAHEVPGVVGMAPAGLKDQVVRILRRQEASEGVVVRQDPTRPGQYQADFYVVVAYGTRIPTVVESLAERVSFAARKLAGVELSQVRVHVVGVGRG
- a CDS encoding DAK2 domain-containing protein codes for the protein MGSWSPEELAQAFRYATDWFSVYVEELNALNVYPVPDGDTGTNMHLTLSSARRELDLQDTSKMAEVARAIAYGSLLGARGNSGVILSQILKGFTEALRKGERLEAPLLKEALRLGAETGYKAVMKPVEGTILTVARAAAQGARGDTLEEVWQSALEAAREALAKTPDLLPVLKQAGVVDAGGAGYVRLLEGFLGYTLKLPLPEAPKVERYAQTAFATEEFGYCTEFLMEGVEVPIEKIREAVAPFGDSLLVVGAEGYVKGHIHTDDPDGLLATVARFGRMVRTKVEDMTAQHTEILAMAGLLEEAPPPTGLVAVALGHGVAKAFRSLGARVVAGGQTQNPSVEEILSAIKSLPNPKVILLPNNPNVFLAAEEAARLARELGKEVHLLKTRTIGQGLAAAVRYLPEEEPETLLPEMEEAMAGARTLEVTWASRDAEVDGVKVLKDQPIGLLDGRLVTVGETPEEVLDRLLRLAQEGKEVLTLFLGPRVERERAERVVEAFPHLAVEILPGGPDLYPYLGVLE